ttttctttattttataattaatgctAATTAATATAGGAATAAGAAGAGACTCTTAATTACAATATCAAACAAAAAaatctctataaatactcattcACAATTCAGTCACAATTCGAACGATGAAAAAGATCAAAGAAAGGAAGGTTGGCTGTGTACTCAAATTTAACAAGGAGTGCGAATGCAAAATTTGGGTTTGAAATTGGTGAGTATTTTTTTGGGAATTTCATAGTCATGAACGGTGTGTATTGTGATTTTTCAATATTGGCCTTCTTGCACAATTTTATATCATAAACTCTTATGGTCTACAAACAAATTACAATATAGGATATGTGATTCATTTTTGTTTGAAATTCCGTTACCTCATATGGAGGTAAATTGGCTTGATGCAGAAGATGACTCTAATGCAAGATGATGAAATTGAGTGATGAGATGATTACCAGAGAATATGAAGGTTGATGGAGGCGGATGTAAATTATTGCAAGGAGAAGGTAATATGGAAACATATTAGAGCAAAAAGATGGAGGTGGAAAACAGATTTTAACCTAAttgaatttattgaaattttcattttctttctaatCTATAATTTCTTGATTAAAAGAGTTTATTAATAGTACTTTATTGTTAATTGATTTTCAATTAATGAAATTCTTAAATGGTAGTAATCGGAATTAGCTTAGAAAGTCTAATCTAAAACCACATactaatatagtactattaattaccACTTTCAATAATATTGATGTCAATGGGGTAAATTTACTTCCCGGTTGAAAGATTTAGATCATTCCTTATTCAAATATTGgatgtataataaaatatatattatgcgaattgtttttttttcaatcagCATAATGTATTAAAGTGAGATTGACTTTTCTAACTGGTAATCAAGAATTATCGATGAAAAGTGAGATCGCCTTTTTTTGTTGGGTATGAAAGTGTAATTGATGAGTATTTTTAATTTGCAACATTCTTAATAATAATCAATAATAGAATCACTTATGGAAAActattttgaattttcaatattaccaaaaataattaataacatAATCAGTTATAGGATTGCATGGTAcataataaaattgaattgaGATTAATAATATGGATTgcttaataaaattaatgagtATGTTATGTGAAaatgctttttatttttgtcattactTGAttctcaataattaaataaatttttaatattttatttaattttaactaattaattaaaattgattcAAAAAGTATTATACTATGtagtaatttaattaaatttatagtttTAATCATATCATAAATACTGAAAATGAAAAGAGTAATTATTTGTAGATACATTTAATGAGGAAATTCAAAGGACATACATATCAGCAGCCTCAACATTTACTATCAATATGAGTCATTTCAGAGAAGAATGTTAAAGGAATCGTAATAATACCAAAAGGGAATAATGCCAATCgccaccaattttttttataaataccaaCCCATAAACCAAAAGTATCATGGACTCATGGCCATGGAGGAGAAACGAGTGTGGTCGGTGGGCGTTATCATGTGATGGTGTTGCATCCCATACAATGTGGTTGTCGACAGAGGAATATCCACTGCGATAAGCATGCCAAAGTAAAATCTTTGAAGGGTTGAAAAGATGGAATCCACAAGAAGAGGAGCTATGCCTGCAGCTAGAATAATGAGTAGATGTCTTTTTTAGAACCGAGTACTCGACGGCTGACTATAGTTCCTTTGTAACGGTAGTGGATGAGGAAGTAGAATGAGAGTACTGTGAGAGATGGCGATGTGAAGAGCTTCTACTActatcatggtctcccaatatGTTGGTATAGCTAATACCAATGTATTCctcaattaattaatcaataatgTGAAGTtagtaccaaaaaaataaatgagaccCATATTTCTTATTAGCGTTGTTTCACTATTGAAGTACACGTGTTCTTGATTATATATTGTTGTGTTTGTAGTTTTTGCAttagatataaaaaatattttagtcaCTATTTATAGGTTATATTTAatgaatgattttttttatattctgaCTTTTACgcataataatttcataatataattttgaagGAAATACAATGGGTCGTGCATATAATTGCTATAAAATATTGCTGTCTTAGTGAGGAAAGTCAAATGTTTTTCCAATTGTTATGATATATGTTTAGAGTTTAggatttaggatttaaatttttaaaatgaaaaggtttttaaatcaaataacataaatgttattgaaatatcaaatgttaaatattagaagtgatagtaaatttatttaaaagatttcttcagttacaatattattagtatttgattaaaTGACAAGCCAAAAGCTGAAAATCCCCAATTTAGTAGCATATGAAATGTACAATTAAttcatacaattttttttacatttaaacGACATCCCGACCTTCTCAATTCCAACCGTTCTCTTTCataatttccaaaataaataattacacaagttatgtaactgaagaaatcttttaaataaatttactatcacttctaatatttaacgtttgatatttcaatagccatttatgttatttgatttaaaaaccttttcattttaatgcttggatgaatgcaagcaagatttttttttgtttaccgtTCACATAACCCTATTGTACATCACTTTCTTGATATGAGCATACAAACAAATTTACAGACAAGATTCAGGTAAAAAACCTCCACtatcagtaaggattatcaagtaggccgGCCCAATGTAAGATATCAaatacagatctaaaacccccaaaatagaataagtgatcaacaaagtacaATTGAACTGGAACgaagggagaattttattgatatttggctcatttgttggtcatgatgagtatattttgaataagtgatcaacaaagtaaaattgaactggggcggaggaaaaattttattgatatttggctcatttgttggtcatgatgagtatattttaaagttaagggtttatgatttaggtttcaaggtttgagtttttagtgtatagggtcactatattgcaatgaaatgaagctcgactaggaagtgtcttaccagtgcaatcttaaattattgcaacgtaaacttgctcctgcagttataactcaacggttaattcatattttcacagaattaaaatgttttttaattttaagtctgatatttaaatgtcaagacagtttattaaaatgtcaacacaaatatgtgttgaaattttaatgtgatcgtattgacatttttacgaaaagttagcatttaaacgcactcttgtagtcatgtggggttaatgtgattgaaaaagtataatccaaagtaagaggacgtcgaatattcttttgtttatcatttcacaaattttatttcgcataatgaaataaatatgaagaaattaaaatgacccgtgcatcgcacgggcgtgatACTAGTTATTAATTAAAAGTTAACAATTAAGTGTGAAAATTAGTATCAACTAGTAAAATCAAACTGCAAAACAAAAGATTGCTATCGAAGAAAATTTGACTGTAGGTCACAAAGATTAAATTTGGAACACCAAAAACCCTAAATTCAACactgaaaaataaaatcaacaatTAAGGAGCAAGATATATAGTTAAACATCCACATGATAATTCATGAATCAATATGATTATCGGACTTTATCATTTCAACACCAAACAGGGCCGGAGACAAAAATTTGTTAATCAAGggttatatattttaaatttaaagttCGAAATTTCAAGACAAAATTTTTCTCGTGTTCTGCTGTGACAATAGTTGCTTTTGCACAACGATTCacacaaaatatcgaaaattCAATGATAGTATACGAATAGAAAAAAGAAACTCTTAGCTCGGTAGAAACTTAAGCCCCTCCTTGCTTCTGTGTGCGGAAGACACCATACGCTCGCAGAAAAATCCCCCGATATATCGATCACGCTCATCATTTCCACAATTCAAAGAGGGATGAGAAAGAAACACGCGCACCTATCAGTATTTACAACCACGAACAAACCAACCCGGACCTACTCCTTGTCCGATTCACTCGTACTCGAGCTGGATGCCTCCTCCTCCTTATCCGCGGCAGATGCCTCCACTCGCTTATACGCCTTTGCCATTTCCTCGACTGGTACCAACGGGGCGTAGCAGAACAAGCTATAGCCTTTCCCTCTCATGCCTTGGACCAAGCTATTGTATTTCTCCGACCAATCTCTGGCGGTTGGGGCAGCAACCTCCGCCACTCCCTGCAGAGTCGAGTGCTGGCTGATCTTGTACCACACCATGGCTAGCTGGTTGATAGCGAAGGTCTTGGACATGGACGAGGATCGATATACTGCAGCCATTGGACCACCAACCTTGGCTTCCTCGACCAACTCTTCAACTGTGGCGGACGCCTTCTTCATTATGACATGGACCTTGAGAGCCACGTTCTTGGCCATGGGCGGAGCATGCTCATCGAACTTGTGAGACGCATCGTCCACCTAACACAAGCAATTGAACAATCAAAAGATTATCTGGAAAATGATTGACTAGATAACATTGCAACTAACATGGATCCACGCTACCGTATGTAAATAGTTTTCAAACGAGAAGATTTTTTTCGATAAACAAAAGGTTGCAAACTGAACACGCAAAGAGCAAACAGTTTCTGAAGACAACAAGCAAAAAAAGCAAAGTCCATAAACCACAAAAGCACCAACAAAAGAAACCTATTGCTAGGACACCAGAGACTAGCAAAGGGCAGAAGGAGGGCACGCACTCCCTCGGTCAAAAACATAAAACACACGTCAAACAAAAGCAAAATAATTCAATACTAAATGATAATATGGGCAAACAATAACTAGAAAGGAAGAAGATCACCTTGAAgggttcaagtgaggatattaTTGGCAAatgaaacaaacaaatataCGTAACAAATATCCAAAGCATAAAGAGATAACTGAAACTACTATACTCCTCCTAGTTGGTTTAGGACTTTATTTGTATTTCCTCTTTGAATTAGGTTTAcattttatgcatttaattttcTTATAGCCTCTCTGGATATAACTTCTTGTATCCTTTTATTCGATTAATCAAACTGGTTGTGACGTCTTACATCTACATTCTTTATCTTCAACTCCTAATACAATATTTATCTTTTATCAAACAGATTTCATCTCATTTGTAGTGTCTTCTAATTATAGTtttaatactactccatatagaGTCGCTCGTTGGGTCGGATAACTGAGTAAAAATTTAGTATTCCGGACACATTGCCACATTATGCGTCTAGCCAATCCATTGTGATTGGTTGGACATACCACGCATAAATATGCCCGGCCTAATAAATTTTTACTCGTTCCACAGCATTTCTGAGCTACTTTTCGGCTGAGTATCAGATCACATGTGGATCATCAATCACCGAACAAGCACATAAAAAAttcatcaacaaaaaaaaagcaaacaaaattcAGAACGACGACACTGACGTAATCAATCGAGAAGTACACTAATAATCGATCAACAGCAGTAATAGATCTCCGCATATCACGAAATCAAAATCATATTCTCATAATAAATAACTGCATCGCATGTGAAATTCacggaaaaataaataaaataaaataaaaaaaccttaTTGTCGAGGAAAACGAGAAGATGAGTCGGAACGTCTCTGAATCGGTGGTAGATCGGGGTGACGAGCGCCGTAACGGCGCCCTCCGCCCTGTCGACGGTGGGTCTGAGAGAGCCAGAATTCTGCTTCGCGTGATCGTAGATGTTGGAGAGCAGAACGACGGCGTTTATGACGAGAGACCTCACAAAACCTAGGCGCTTCAATTGGATAGCGCCATTAACGGCGGATCCCTCCATCTCAACCTATCGCCATAACAAAGAAGGAGAAAGCAGAGATTAGCGAGAGAAAATGTAGAAATGGAAGAGAGTGGGAGAGGAATTGATGCGAGTAACCTGAGATGAAGCCATTTTGGAGTGTGGAAGAGAAATGGTGTTGGCGTGAGGAGGTGAAGCTGAGTTTTGCAGTTATTTAGTTTTTCGGATTTTGCATTTGGAATCGCgagaaacaaaacaaatggaGTCGCGATGTGTATTTTGGGAGTTTTGTGGAGTGCCGGTGAATCTGATGCCACGTGTCGTTTCACATTCCTTCCTATTCTCGAGGGGAGGGGTCCGGAGGAATTAATCAACCAGATCAGCATTGTCGCAATTAGGGCATTGAATATGTAAACGTACCATATTTCAATTGAAAgttaaaattatagtaataaatgAAATATAGAAATACATATCATATTTAAAcatgttttaaaatttaaacaatGTACAATTTAGAATATGCTAATACTCCATGAATCATATTGAAATATTGATACAGCTAATACTCCGTCTATTCACATTTACTGTACATGCTTTTCCTTTTCAATATTTTCCAAACGTGGTAATACTTttggaaataataaaacaacTTATCCGATTTTTTCTCTATATTTGATACAGTCAAAAATCAACCATTTAATACCTTCAaccaacttttttattttattttcaaacacACTAATCAATAGCTTCAAAAAATTTACTGTATTTCATCTAAAAATTATATGGAACGAAACGAATGGAGCAAACGTGTTGGGGGCGAATCCTCGCGCACAATTACAAACATAATAGTATTTCAAAATTTACTAAACTGATTAATCCCCATTGAGGAATCTCACTCGTCAAATCTATATTATGCACTTAAAAAATCATGCTGCAGTACCTTGAAAAGTTAAAAATAATAAAGGATGTTTTTATATCATCAACTGATAGAAAACTAACAGAGCACTAAAATTCTCACACAGCCACAGATTTCTGGCGCTTTGCGTATTGAAGGATCGGCTCTTTCACctataataatttatattcacataaaaaaatggttaaaatggTGACAATCAGATTTGTCAAGGAGTCAAAAGATTAGAAACACATGTACAAGAAGATTACCGTGCTTGTTTTTCTGAAACGTTTGTCCTGAGTAGACTTGCTCTCCATGACCAAGTCCATGTCGTCGCCACCTCTGCCCTCGTCAGCCCCAGGCACGAAACTCTCTCTCGATGCCGCTGGCTGTGTGTTTTCAATAATACCAAGTTAATATTCTACACTCACTCCATCCCAAGGTAAATAATGTGTATTCTTTATCTGGACGTCCCAAGCTATCTTTTGATAAAAATTAACTGTTATTCTTtgtcatactttattctctcttctactttattaaaCATCATTTTTCTCATCCCAAAATTAATTGTATCACTTGAGTTGGGACGAAGGAGGATAAAAAAAGAAGTTAGAGAATGAGCAGACCTCAGCCCTGCTAGTTGGGGTACTCCCGGAACGGCCCATTTTCCTGCCAAGTCCTGTTGAGTCATTCATGTTTGCGTCTGATCTGCCTCTTGTCCTGGTGATATCTGACCCGATGGAGTGGAGACCACCGCACGTGGATAAGTCCTTGTACTTGGTACCTGATTCCAAATCATGGTAGATTGTGTAAATCATGCCGCTAATTAACTTAACTTTTGGTTTAAGAAAGAAGGTAATATTAGTCACCAGCAGCAGTCTCAGTTTCTAGATTGTTGGTG
Above is a genomic segment from Salvia splendens isolate huo1 unplaced genomic scaffold, SspV2 ctg502, whole genome shotgun sequence containing:
- the LOC121790405 gene encoding REF/SRPP-like protein At1g67360, whose protein sequence is MASSQVEMEGSAVNGAIQLKRLGFVRSLVINAVVLLSNIYDHAKQNSGSLRPTVDRAEGAVTALVTPIYHRFRDVPTHLLVFLDNKVDDASHKFDEHAPPMAKNVALKVHVIMKKASATVEELVEEAKVGGPMAAVYRSSSMSKTFAINQLAMVWYKISQHSTLQGVAEVAAPTARDWSEKYNSLVQGMRGKGYSLFCYAPLVPVEEMAKAYKRVEASAADKEEEASSSSTSESDKE